DNA sequence from the Bacteroidales bacterium genome:
ACCTGAACGTGTTCAAGCAGAACTGGAGCGGTATCAGCAATCGGCATTTCTTTGGCGATAAGATATACCACGATCCGAACTTCTTCAACCAACTCCTTGAAGAACGGCAATCCATCATGTACACTCCCGTTAAAGGGGTGAAAGGTCAAGCGGAATCCATAAAATACTTCGACAAGGCTGCTGCGGATCTATTCTCCACCGCTGTGTCTAGGGTACGTCAACCCATTGAGTCTTTCTTCAACTGGCTAGAGGAGAAGACTGGCATTCAAAGGGCGTCTAAAGTTCGATCGGCAAACGGATTGCTTGTTCATGTGTTTGGTAGACTAGCCGTTGCATTTATGTACCTTTTTTTCAACCCTTAATTCGCATTTATAATATTTATGTGAAGTTTGTTTTGAATATTAATACTTATGTAATGCTATAAAGGTTAATTGATTTTTCTAAATTTGAATTGTAATAATCTAATTCTTATGGACAGGCATCTTATAAATGAGGTAGAAAATAGATATCCATATCCTATTGCCAGTGAATTTAGAGTGTTAAATACAGAAGAATATCTTAAACCAGATTCAAACAGACTTAAGCAAATCCTTCAAATAGGCGAAATTACAATTCAATTCTTGGCTGTTGTTGTTCTTTCTGATTTAATAGAACAAAATAATAAAAAAAGAATATTCCTGCCAGAATCATTTAAGAATGAATTTTTTAAAAACTTTTTTAAGACAACTTTCGGAAAATGGACTGCCTTAATGAGAGATGGGATTAAGATTTTCATTGACAATAATGTCGAAATGTATATAAATGAATTGCCAAACTATTTTATTCTTGGAAGAAATTCTGAATCTGAAACTCAAAAAGCATTTAATTCATTAACAACGATTCGGAACCGTATTGCACACGACTCGATAGAGAATACATCAAAATCAATTCAAAATTTATGTTTTGAAGCAGAAGCATTTTTAGAAACAATTTTAAATAATCTAAGTTTTATCTCTAATTATTACTTTTTATACGTTGGTAATGTATCCGTAAAAAATTTTAGATGGAATGATCCGTCTTTTACACATAGTTTTTCAGAAGTAATCGGACATACTTCAAAATTTAGCGCATATTTAAAAAAACTTTCTGGATTGCTTAATACTCCTGCTATAATCATTACCAAAGGAAAAGAAGAAAATTACCTGAATCTTGATCCGCTTGTTATTTATTCTGATGAAGGTGAAAATCATATACCAGATGTATTTTTATATATAGACTGGGATATAAAAAAAGGAATTAAATATAGGCCTGTCTGGAACGGTGGTCCTTTTTTCCTTGAGAGAACCCAAAATCAGCATGAATTGACAATTTCTTTACTTAAAGTAATTGAGTTTATTGCGAAGGAAGAGGATTATAATAAGTTTAAGGTCTCATTATCAAATATTTAACATCAGATTAATGAATATTCTATGAATGATGATCCTAACATATTTTTTGAAAATTCACTTGATGAGATATTTGACAAATTTAAGAAAACTGATATACCTCAGAATAAGCCACACAATCCTTATAAATTTCTTGATTCATATACGCTTGACGATAAAGATATTTTTTTTGGTAGAGAAAAAGAAATCGAAGAATTGTATCGAAAGTACAATTCTTCGAACCTACTATTAGTCTATGGACAATCTGGTACCGGCAAAACATCCGTTATCAATTGCGGTCTTCTGGCTAAGATTCCTTCTCAGGATATTTACCCGATATTTATCAGATGTGGTAAGAAACCAATTGAAAACCTTATCTTAGAATTAAAAAAACATTCTCATTCTCAGTCCGATGATATTAATCTTATGATCACTGAAATTTATTCAAGGAAATTCAAACCAGTTACCCTGTTTTTTGACCAATTTGAAGAATTGTTTATATTTTCAGGAGTTAATGAAAGAAAGATCATACAGAACCAACTTATAAAAATTACAAACTCGAATAAAAGAGCCAATATTGTTATCATCTTACGCGAAGAATATTTTGCCTGCTTATCGGAATTTGAAAACGACATACCACAAATTTTTAATAATAGGGTGAGAATTGAAAAGATGAATCGCTTACAGGTAAAGTCGGTTATTGAGAATCCTTTGAAAATTTGCAACATTGGTATTGAAGAAGGAATAAACGAAAGTATCATTGAAATTCTTTGTAAACAATCGCATGAAATTGAACTTACTTACTTACAGATTTTATTAGATAAATTGGTTCAAAATGCGCTTTTAGAAGATCCAAATAATCCGCAAATTAAAAAAGAATACCTTTCAAAAATTAATGATGTTGGCAATATATTAAATGATTTTCTTGACGAACAAATAAACATCCTGCCCAATTCACATGATGCAGAGGTTATTTTGAAGGCAATGGTTTCTTCAGAAGGCACAAAAGAGCCATTGAAAATCGATGAAATTTCTGATAGAATAAAAGAAACAGGAGTTGAATTTACCAATGAATTAATTCATGACCTTTTACAACATTTTATAAATCTGAGAATTATTAAAGACAAAGATGAAAAGGATCAATATGAGCTAAAACATGATAGCCTTGCTAAAGGTGTTTTTCAAAGAATGTCGTTATTTGAAAAAGAGTTTATTGAAGCAAAAAGACTGATAAATAACCGCTACAATGATTTCTTGAAGCGTCAGAGTTTACTTGATGAGAAATCGCTGACATTTATTTCTTCATACGAAAAACGCATGGTTTTTTCTGAAGAGATAAAAGATTTTATCAAACGAAGCAAGCGACAGTTACAGCTAAAAAAGGAAGAAGAGCAGAAATTTAAAGACACTCTCACATCTATTACCTACACCAATCAAATTATTAATGCATTTCTGCCATCACGGAAACAATTTGAAGAAAACCTAAAAGAATATTTTATTTATATCAGACCTAAAGAGCTTGTTGGTGGGGACTTCTATTTTTTAAAAAAAATTGAAAACAAAGTTTATTTGGCTGTTGCTGATAGTACAGGGGCAGGTATTCCAGCCGCTCTGCAAAGTATGCTAGGCCTATCGCTCTTAAATGAAACCATAACAAGTAATAAACTTCAGGCACATGAAATTTTGAATATACTTCGTAAGAAAATCATTACTTTACTTAAGCAGGAAGAAACAAATTCAGGTGATGGTTATGATATGGGATTATGCATTATCGATATAGGGGAAAAGAAAATGCAGTTTTCAAATGCATTTCTTCCCTTATATATGTTTAGGGATGGTAAGTTTACTGAATTTGAATCGAAGCGTATTGCCATTGGTTATAATCCGTTTTTTGAGGGAGATATTTATCAAAGTTGTGATATAAAACTGGAAAAAGGAGATATTTTTTATTTATGCACCGATGGGTATGCCAATCAAATGAATGGAATGACATTTCAAAAATATAATACCAAGCGGGTGCGACAACTGTTACAAAATATTTATACAAGTCCCTTGGAAACTCAACCTGAACTTTTAGAAAACGAATTTTTACAATGGAAAGGTAAATATAAGCAAATGGATGATATATTAATAGTTGGTTTTAAGGTTTATTAAACTTATCGGATCAAATCAGTAAAATAATAAGTTGGAGGAAACGAAAAATGTTTTTAAAAACCACATTAGAAGATATCGAAAACTGGAAAGAGCAAAAAGATGTTGAAAGACTTATTGATGCTCTTAAAATTAAAAATGACGATATTATTAATGCTACAATTAACGCCTTGGACTATCTTGTTAAAGGGGATTATGAAAGGAAGATAACTAGCAAAGTAATTGTAGCTCTTGGTGACTTTAAAGATATTCGTTCAATTACCCTATTAATAAAATTTTTAGATACCGACGATGACAATAAAAGAAAAATTGCTATAGAATCCCTTTGCAAACTTGGTGTTTCCAATATTATTGAGCCATTAATAATGTCTTTTGATGAGAAAAATGGAATTCGATGGTTTTCCAACACAGTATTTAGTGAATTCAGCAAAATAATTGGCATAGAATCGTTTATAGCATGTTTAAAGAATGATATAACAAATATTAGACAAAAGACGGCGACAATTCTTGGTAGAATAAAAAATAATAAAGTTGTTGAACCACTAATTAACGTATTAAATGACATTGAACCTTCAGTCATTGTTGCTTCTGCAGAAGCACTTGGGAATTTGGGTGATACTTATGCTGTAGAACCTCTGATAAAAGTATTAAATCATGAAAACAGCAATGTTAGAATTGAGTGTATAAAAGCCTTAGACAAATTAAAAGATAAACGTGCGATCGTCCCATCGATTAATGCATTAAATGACGTTGAATATTCTGTAGTTATAGCTTCAGCAAACGCACTAGGAAATTATGGTGATATTGGTGCTGTTGACCCTTTAATAAAAACATTAAATCATGAAAAAAGTGAAGTAAGAGTTGAGTGTATACAAGTCTTAGCTAAGTTGAATGACAAAC
Encoded proteins:
- a CDS encoding transposase — its product is MYTPVKGVKGQAESIKYFDKAAADLFSTAVSRVRQPIESFFNWLEEKTGIQRASKVRSANGLLVHVFGRLAVAFMYLFFNP
- a CDS encoding SpoIIE family protein phosphatase, whose amino-acid sequence is MNDDPNIFFENSLDEIFDKFKKTDIPQNKPHNPYKFLDSYTLDDKDIFFGREKEIEELYRKYNSSNLLLVYGQSGTGKTSVINCGLLAKIPSQDIYPIFIRCGKKPIENLILELKKHSHSQSDDINLMITEIYSRKFKPVTLFFDQFEELFIFSGVNERKIIQNQLIKITNSNKRANIVIILREEYFACLSEFENDIPQIFNNRVRIEKMNRLQVKSVIENPLKICNIGIEEGINESIIEILCKQSHEIELTYLQILLDKLVQNALLEDPNNPQIKKEYLSKINDVGNILNDFLDEQINILPNSHDAEVILKAMVSSEGTKEPLKIDEISDRIKETGVEFTNELIHDLLQHFINLRIIKDKDEKDQYELKHDSLAKGVFQRMSLFEKEFIEAKRLINNRYNDFLKRQSLLDEKSLTFISSYEKRMVFSEEIKDFIKRSKRQLQLKKEEEQKFKDTLTSITYTNQIINAFLPSRKQFEENLKEYFIYIRPKELVGGDFYFLKKIENKVYLAVADSTGAGIPAALQSMLGLSLLNETITSNKLQAHEILNILRKKIITLLKQEETNSGDGYDMGLCIIDIGEKKMQFSNAFLPLYMFRDGKFTEFESKRIAIGYNPFFEGDIYQSCDIKLEKGDIFYLCTDGYANQMNGMTFQKYNTKRVRQLLQNIYTSPLETQPELLENEFLQWKGKYKQMDDILIVGFKVY